CAGGAAAAGAAAAAATCGTTGATGCTTACTGCGGCTCAGGTACGATCGGACTTTGGCTGTCTGATGGTGCATCTGAAATCCGGGGTATGGACGTCATTAAGGAATCAATTATTGATGCACGTCAAAATGCACAGAACCATGGCGTGAAGAAGTACGATTACCAGGTGGGAACAGCAGAAGAGTGGATGTTTAAATGGAAGAAGGAAGGCTTCAAGCCTGATGTCGTCGTTGTAGATCCGCCAAGAACCGGCTGTGATGAAAAGCTGCTTGATACCATTCTTGCACTTAAGCCAAAAACATTCATCTATACATCCTGCAACCCATCCACACTGGCAAAAGATTTGAAGAGACTGTCAGGACAGTATAAAATTGAATCTATTCAGCCAGTCGATATGTTTCCTCAGACAAGCCAGGTGGAAAGTGTTACAAAGCTTGTATTGAAGTGAAGCTGATTCCTGCTGGAAAAGGAGGAACGATAATGGATATTCAAACAAAAGAAGATGTTCAGAAAATCATTGATCGGCAGAAAACCTTTTTTCAAAGCGGTGTAACAAAGGATGTAAAGTTCCGCATCAGTCAGTTGAAAAGACTGCAGCGCGTCATTAAAGAGCATGAAAAAGACATTTTAAAAGCTTTGCATAAAGACCTTGGTAAAAATGAATTTGAAGGGTATGTCACTGAAATCGGCTTTACCCTGAAAAGTATTAAAACGATGATTAAAAATGTGAAGCAGTGGTCAGAACCTGAAAAAGTGAAGACGCCTGTTTTTCAGATGCCTTCTAAAAGCTTTATTTTGAAGGAGCCTTATGGCAGCGTGCTGATTATCGGACCGTTTAACTATCCTTTTCAGCTGTTAGTTGAACCGCTTATTGGTGCGATGGCTGCCGGCAACTGTGCTGTACTGAAGCCTTCAGAAAGCACGCCTGAAACAGCAAAAGTTGTGAAAAGAATGATTGAAGATAACTTTGATCCTGCCTATCTCTCAGTCGTAGAAGGTGAGAAGGAAGAGACATCACTGTTAATCAACGCACCATTCGATTATATGTTTTTCACTGGCAGTGTACCTGTCGGAAAAATTGTGATGGAGGCAGCATCAAAAAATCTGGTGCCACACACGCTTGAGCTTGGCGGCAAGAGTCCGACGATTGTAGATGAGACAGCCGACCTTGATAAAGCAGCGCGCAGAATTATGTGGGGCAAGCTGATTAATTCTGGTCAGACGTGTATTGCACCTGATTATCTTGTTGTGCATGAGTCAGTGAAGGATCAGCTGGTTGAAAAGTTAAAAGAAACTGTTCAGGAATTTTACGGTCAGGATATTCAGCAAAACGATGAGTATGGCCGTATTGTAAATGAAAAGCATTTTGATCGTCTGCAGGATATTATCAAGCGTGATCAGGATCTGATTGTATACGGTGGTCAGACGGATCGTGATGATAAATTTATCGAGCCAACCATTCTTGATGGTGCTGACTGGTCGTCAGCTGCGATGGAGGATGAAATTTTCGGACCGGTGCTTCCTGTACTGACTTATCAGAACCTTGACGATGCAATTAATATGATTAATGAGCATCCGAAGCCACTGGCGCTTTATGTGTTTACGGAAAACAGTCATACTGAAAATCAGGTGCTTGGCCGGATTTCATTTGGCGGAGGTTGTGTGAATGATACGCTTAGCCATGTGTCGAATGAGAATCTGCCGTTTGGCGGTGTTGGTCATTCGGGTGTGAATGCGTATCACGGGAAGCACAGCTTTGATACGTTCACGCACCGGAAGAGTATGATGAAGAAGAGTACGAAGGTGGATGTGAAGCTTGCATTCCCGCCTTATAAGACGAGCCTTGATACGATTAAGAGGCTGCTTGGATAAAAATTAATTGTTAAAACCGCTGACCTGTTCCGTGGAGGACTGCGCTTTCCTGCCCCCGGGCGGTGAGCCCCTACATGCTTCGCATGAATGGTCTCACCTGTCCCTTCTCTGGGGCGGGAATCTCCGTCCTCCACTCCACAGGTCAGCTGGATTTGTACTATCTAATCTTCAATTAATTAATATAAAAAGGAAGGAGTGCTTTTTTACGAGCGCTCCTTCCTTTTATTATTTATTATAAATCTCTTTTAATGCATCATGCAGCAGCGGATATTTAAATGTAAATCCGTGGTCCTCCAGTACTTTTGGAATCACTTTGTTACCTTCAAGTACGAGTGAGCTTTTGTCTCCGAGTGCGACTTTGAGTGCAAAGCCTGGTACCGGCATCCAGTGCGGGCGGTTTAGGACGGTGCCGACTGTTTTGCCGAAGTCTTTCATTTTCATCGGATTAGGCGCTGTCACGTTAACCGGTCCTTCGAGCGTTTCGTCTTCAATGGCGTGCCAGACGGCTCTTGCCACATCTTCATGATGGACCCATGAGAGCCATTGTCTTCCTGACCCTACAGTACCACCGGCCATCATCTTATAAGGGAGGACGATATTCGGGAGTGCACCATCGTCTTTTCCTAAAATGATCCCAAATCGCGCGCACACAACTCTGACACCCTCATCTTCAGCAAGCTTTGCTTTATGCTCCCAGTCCACAACAGTTTCAGCGAGAAAATCGTCTCCACGTTCATGAGAGGCTTCCGTATAAATTTTTGTTTCAGATGGCGGATATATCCCGATTGCACTTGCATTGACCAATACAGATGGTTTTTCTTCAAACGTTCGGATTAATCTGAGGATTTCATCTGTCGCTTCCATCCTGCTGTCATAGATCTTTTTCTTTTGCTCATCGTTCCATCTGCCGTTATTAATTGACTCACCTGCTAAATTGATCACTGCATCGATTTTAGGCAGTTCTTTTTCCGGTGAAGCACCGTCTGTCAGCCATTTGATATAAGTAACATGAGCCTGACTTTTTCGGTCGGGGTTTCTTGTGAGGGTGTATACCTCATGTCCTTTTTCAGTCAGAAGCTTTGTGATGGACTTACCTGCAAACCCGGTTCCTCCGCTCAATAATATATTCATCTAAATCCCTCCAGCGCTGTTAATAAATACTCTTTCAACTTTCATACCCTGAATCCCTTCTTTACATGTGTGCGGGGGAATAATAATGTGTTTTTATCTTTCCGGTCCCGCACACAGCGTCATTCAGAAAAATATGATATTGTTTGGTTGGAGGTGTTTCTCATGCCCGTTATTACAAAAATCACAAAGCAAAAGCGTAATGAAGAACGCTATAATATATTTCTTGATGGTAAGTATGCATTTAGTGTGGATGAAGCCGTTTTAGTCCAGTATCAACTTCAGAAAAATAAAGAAATTGATGATTTTGATATAGGTGAAATCGAGTATGAGGATCAGATCCGAAAGGGGTTTAATAAAGCCCTTGTATACTTGAGTTACCGGATGCGATCTGAAAAAGAAATTGCTGATTATCTTCTTGAGCATGAAATGGGTGAAGCGGCAATTGATGAGACGCTCCACAAGCTCAGACGTTATGGCTATGTGAACGATGAAGAGTTTGCAAAAGCATTTATTAATACAAAGTTCAATACCACCGATAAAGGTCCGCTGCAGATTAAAACGGGTCTGAAGGAAAAGGGTATTTCAAATGAGGTCATTGAGCGGTTAATGAGTGACCGGGATGCAGAGCAGTGGAAGGAGCGCGCTGCTGAGATCATGGCGAAGGTGATAAAAAAGAACCCAAAGCTGTCACCCCTGCAGATTAAAAAGAAAACGCAGGATACGCTTGCGAGAAAAGGGTATAGCGGACAGACGGTTTCTGCTGTTCTTGCAGATCTTTCAGTTGAAAGAGATGAAGACGAACAAAAGACAGCCGTTTTATCTCAGGCACGAAAAGCGCATAACAAATATGCCCGGAAATTTGAAGGGTTTGAATATGAACAGAAAATGAAGCAGGCTTTATATAGAAAAGGTTTTACAATGGATGAAATCGAGTGGGCGATTGAAGAACTGAGAGAAGAAGATGAAAAAAGCTGATTCTCATAAAGAACCAGCCTCGTTTGATCAGGATGCCTGAATTTCATCCTGGTCCATCTGATGATAAATTCTTTCAGCGATTTCTTTTGGAGCAGGGAGTCTTTCAGGATCTGACACATAGTGATTGTGATCCCAAAATGGCGTATTCATACCGCCCATATACGCTCTCACTACGCGAATGCCATCTTCAGCAACCTCTTTAGCAAGGCTTTCTGAATAACCTCTGAACGCATATTTTGAAGCCACATAACCTGTTTCGTTCACCTTTCCTTTTTGTGCGGCAGTAGACAGGATATTCAGAATCAATCCGCTCTTTTTTCTTTTCATATCAGGAAGCAGTGTGTTAGTTAACAGCATTGGACCGATCGCATTAATGTGCATCATTTCATTTAGCTGATCATACGTTAAGCTCTCAGCTTTTCCAAAGTGCCCGACGCCGGCGTTATTAACAAGAAGGTCAGGCAGTAGGTTATTATCTGACAGCTGATCATAAAGTTTTTGAATAGAAGCAGGGTCGGCTACATCTGCAGTCATTACAGTGCTTTCAGCTAATGAAGATGCAACCTCTTCAAGCTTATCAGCCGTTCTGCCAACGAGTACAATGTGGTAATCCTGTCC
This region of Jeotgalibacillus malaysiensis genomic DNA includes:
- a CDS encoding putative aldehyde dehydrogenase, with the protein product MDIQTKEDVQKIIDRQKTFFQSGVTKDVKFRISQLKRLQRVIKEHEKDILKALHKDLGKNEFEGYVTEIGFTLKSIKTMIKNVKQWSEPEKVKTPVFQMPSKSFILKEPYGSVLIIGPFNYPFQLLVEPLIGAMAAGNCAVLKPSESTPETAKVVKRMIEDNFDPAYLSVVEGEKEETSLLINAPFDYMFFTGSVPVGKIVMEAASKNLVPHTLELGGKSPTIVDETADLDKAARRIMWGKLINSGQTCIAPDYLVVHESVKDQLVEKLKETVQEFYGQDIQQNDEYGRIVNEKHFDRLQDIIKRDQDLIVYGGQTDRDDKFIEPTILDGADWSSAAMEDEIFGPVLPVLTYQNLDDAINMINEHPKPLALYVFTENSHTENQVLGRISFGGGCVNDTLSHVSNENLPFGGVGHSGVNAYHGKHSFDTFTHRKSMMKKSTKVDVKLAFPPYKTSLDTIKRLLG
- a CDS encoding cell division inhibitor gives rise to the protein MNILLSGGTGFAGKSITKLLTEKGHEVYTLTRNPDRKSQAHVTYIKWLTDGASPEKELPKIDAVINLAGESINNGRWNDEQKKKIYDSRMEATDEILRLIRTFEEKPSVLVNASAIGIYPPSETKIYTEASHERGDDFLAETVVDWEHKAKLAEDEGVRVVCARFGIILGKDDGALPNIVLPYKMMAGGTVGSGRQWLSWVHHEDVARAVWHAIEDETLEGPVNVTAPNPMKMKDFGKTVGTVLNRPHWMPVPGFALKVALGDKSSLVLEGNKVIPKVLEDHGFTFKYPLLHDALKEIYNK